The Geotalea uraniireducens Rf4 genome window below encodes:
- the istB gene encoding IS21-like element ISGur8 family helper ATPase IstB, with protein MQCEGEKAGRLDRRLKELHLPTVRRCYQDEAINARRDNWDYETYLYELAERECEDRQNNRIARLLRESKLPLEKSLKAFDRKRLPRKVDAQLNLLLKGDFLEHRENVLAFGNPGSGKTHLVCAIAQELIYQGRQIRFIPCNLLVQELLIAKRDLKLARVLKQYAKYEALIIDDIGYVQQSREEMEVLFTLLADRYERSSIMITSNLPFSKWEQIFKDPMTTAAAIDRLVHHSVILELNLSSYRLEQSQKSKETVAVQSAQAEPQEQNTAG; from the coding sequence ATGCAGTGTGAAGGTGAAAAAGCCGGCCGCCTGGACCGGCGCCTCAAAGAGTTACACTTGCCCACCGTGCGGCGCTGCTATCAGGACGAGGCCATCAATGCCCGGCGAGACAACTGGGATTACGAAACCTATCTTTATGAATTAGCCGAACGCGAATGTGAGGACCGGCAAAACAATCGAATTGCCCGCCTGCTCAGGGAATCAAAACTTCCCTTGGAAAAAAGTCTGAAAGCCTTTGACCGCAAGCGTCTGCCCCGGAAGGTGGATGCACAGCTCAATCTCCTGTTGAAAGGAGACTTTCTTGAGCATAGAGAGAACGTACTGGCATTTGGCAATCCCGGCAGCGGCAAGACTCATCTCGTATGCGCGATCGCTCAGGAGTTGATTTACCAGGGACGGCAGATCCGTTTTATCCCCTGCAACCTGCTGGTGCAGGAACTTCTGATCGCGAAACGGGACCTGAAACTGGCGCGTGTTCTCAAGCAGTACGCGAAGTATGAAGCCCTGATCATTGACGACATCGGCTACGTGCAGCAAAGCCGGGAAGAGATGGAAGTTCTCTTCACTCTTCTTGCCGACCGCTATGAGCGCAGCAGCATAATGATCACCAGCAATTTGCCGTTCTCCAAATGGGAGCAGATTTTTAAAGATCCCATGACCACGGCAGCAGCAATTGACCGATTGGTCCATCACAGCGTTATCCTGGAGCTGAACTTATCCAGTTACAGATTGGAGCAATCCCAAAAATCAAAGGAAACCGTTGCTGTCCAATCGGCTCAAGCAGAGCCGCAGGAACAAAACACGGCGGGTTAA
- the istA gene encoding IS21-like element ISGur8 family transposase, translating into MQTEKTQAVAAAKSGMDEKTARKYLKTGRLPSELIKERTWRTRPDPFEDIWDEVRENLASNPGFEAKTLFDDLQNRFPGKFSDGQLRTLQRRIKRWRALEGPSQEIFFPQLHRPGELAQSDYTHMEKLGITIANQPFDHLLYHFVLTYSNWETGSVCFSESFESLSEGLQAALWELGGVPQTHQTDRLTAAVQKALHPDEFTQRYQALLKHYGLTGRKTQAASPNENGDVEQSNYRLKKAVQQALLLRGGADFATLDDYKQFLKKLFARLNSGRRERFLEEQRVLHSLPDQRLESCKRLSVSVGPSSTIRVNHNVYSVESRLIGETIQVHLFAEHLDLFYAQKCVDTLPRLRGENRHLINYRHMIDQLERKPGAFENYRYREEMFPGSYFRLAYDELKERHTPQQAVREYLKILRMAAMESETAVGAALSDLCGRQPITACAVEEILHKQQPPSPVAEVSIAQVDLAAYDRLLLNEEVSYAV; encoded by the coding sequence ATGCAAACGGAAAAAACACAAGCTGTAGCCGCAGCCAAATCTGGCATGGACGAAAAAACTGCTCGAAAGTATCTAAAGACAGGCAGGTTGCCAAGTGAGCTCATAAAAGAGCGAACATGGCGGACCCGGCCAGATCCTTTCGAAGACATTTGGGATGAAGTCCGCGAAAACCTTGCTTCAAATCCGGGATTTGAAGCAAAAACTCTTTTCGATGACTTGCAGAACCGCTTTCCCGGCAAGTTTTCGGACGGGCAATTACGGACTCTCCAGCGACGGATTAAGCGCTGGCGTGCCCTGGAGGGGCCTTCCCAGGAAATCTTTTTCCCCCAACTGCACCGCCCCGGCGAACTGGCGCAGTCGGATTACACACACATGGAGAAACTGGGAATCACCATCGCCAATCAGCCATTTGACCATCTGCTGTATCATTTTGTGCTGACCTACTCCAACTGGGAAACGGGCAGCGTCTGCTTCTCAGAAAGCTTCGAAAGCCTCAGCGAAGGGCTACAGGCCGCATTATGGGAACTGGGCGGTGTGCCGCAGACTCACCAGACAGACCGGCTGACGGCAGCGGTGCAAAAAGCCCTGCACCCGGATGAATTTACCCAACGCTACCAGGCGCTGCTCAAACACTACGGACTCACCGGGCGCAAAACACAGGCAGCAAGCCCCAATGAAAATGGAGATGTGGAGCAGAGCAACTATCGGCTCAAAAAAGCGGTCCAGCAGGCTCTGTTGCTGCGAGGAGGCGCTGATTTCGCCACTCTCGACGACTACAAGCAATTTCTGAAAAAACTCTTCGCCAGATTAAACAGCGGCCGCCGTGAACGGTTTCTGGAAGAACAACGGGTCTTGCACAGCCTCCCGGATCAGCGCCTGGAAAGCTGCAAGCGCCTATCCGTCAGCGTCGGCCCGAGCAGCACCATCCGCGTCAACCACAACGTCTACTCGGTTGAAAGCAGATTGATCGGTGAAACCATTCAGGTTCACCTTTTTGCCGAACATCTCGATCTTTTCTATGCCCAAAAGTGTGTGGACACGCTTCCCCGCTTGCGCGGGGAAAATCGGCATCTGATCAATTACCGGCACATGATCGACCAACTGGAGCGTAAGCCGGGGGCGTTCGAGAACTACCGCTACCGGGAAGAGATGTTTCCCGGCAGCTATTTCCGGCTTGCCTATGATGAACTCAAAGAGCGGCATACGCCGCAGCAGGCCGTCAGGGAATACCTAAAAATATTGCGCATGGCAGCCATGGAGAGCGAAACAGCCGTAGGAGCAGCCCTTTCTGATCTCTGCGGCCGGCAACCGATCACTGCCTGTGCCGTGGAAGAAATCCTTCACAAACAACAGCCGCCGTCCCCTGTTGCCGAAGTCAGTATCGCTCAGGTGGACCTGGCCGCTTATGATCGTCTCCTGTTGAATGAGGAGGTGTCATATGCAGTGTGA
- a CDS encoding Ig-like domain-containing protein — protein sequence MFVDRTLPVAIINHPAVNEKACPVKMTDSQGSWVGIEVGGVVADNIKVKRYELYYGIGDNPSEWYPAMTGNGSQAKPIAGIIPVNGRIGMWNVSNLNATRLTLRLKVVDEAGNVSCDIKTFSVDTMGALTLSTERNLFSPNTDGIADEVTAAFHLDKNATIQAQVFGFINGTVLETSPVRSVVSGRQHLAGTGSVVWNGMNDAGSAVRDGRYGIAITAVDACGNTTMKWSAVEVDNTPPLVAISYPSLSLPLPPGNIIEVKGTVTDLHLKSFLVEAGAGDMPAAWTPITTSTTQVNGGVLAVWSTVGLEGRWTLRVSAEDAIGNQTVITAPIDLGIRSSLVKSLNAVPPLFSPNNDQKLDVTRIDYEVADTCQIKLEVVDGTGQVVRSQLFAGIAAGVHSYSWDGKNNNGVILNDGQYTLRLTATLATDPLVSQSESITVTLDNAAPVITIAEPADKAFLNRTDVAIIGSINDPNLLDYSLSLSGSASASVDKGNTNRANYSFDVIKDLAEGTYTILGEVKDRAENQTSVQRSFSIDRTPPKVTLEAPKGGEYFGNSRNVVNITGTITEANLQRYSMRYGVGEVPTVWQEIMGGDSLPTSPLTAAWKVGPADGIADGTYTVSLYAIDKAGLEAEVKARIFIDNTPPTVTISSLKDGDYVKGALDIKGSVTDANLDTGTLEISEGLCSVAYKWVSLKTFSDPVNNGLLQSWKAVPSDGIYCLKLSASDKSGNKNETKISFKIDTHPPTSPHLSGRVENKTDNVLTWTRNTEPDLAGYNIYLNGSKPNTTVLSDNQYTASGLAEGEYAYTVKAVDFAGNESEPSNIVKLRIDLTGPSVRISSPQEGAKVGGLVDVKGTAYSSDDFKEYRVYVGQGAAPLQWTLLRKSPVPVSYGNLAEWDASGILGSIYAVKLEAEDVSGNIATLTSTFTIDQTAPAPPRLISADPAGSDVILSWEASPDLDVAGYLLFRNGQIANLPGGTTDLKPYLLSTSPYTDKALPDGKYSYYLVALDYAGNMSLPSEIRTATIDVRRPKATIVAPENGAKIDSAVAVKAECPDRDVVSVQFRYKKSTDTAWLDLGGPVVRTPYVTNFDPLTLGLLYGDYQIAAAASDATGVDPAPAFIMISYTDLTPPAQPQNLRALTDGANVNLTWDPAAEPNVTSNIYRLSSFGWEKINASQVTGVVYQDAGLADGTYSYRITAVDAYGNESIPSEEVAASIYAPVILQPFTPTTLRALTLEGNNAGADARVEILTEGASAPVAVATADVNGKFVVSDFPLVAGENRITARAVTAGGTSRPSEAVIVIQDDAPSAPTGLTGVVDGYNVHLGWNQNLEPDLAGYRIYHDGINLVPSTILTPGEVTASSSYVVNPPEYVFDSDPRTVWVSDYAFNVFPEVWFQVGMASATLINKVEVTWFDANTTGKDFVIQAWTGYAWVDLARVSGNADKTNSVEFRPYRTDKIRLLITATNGTGRIKQVAISDLKIFSENLVTSTIYDDLNLPDKMYEYKVSAIDTNGFESPLSDPFSAAVGDVTPPEAPVLIATTTGSLVSLGWVGPETDVAGYVIYRKSTEGWTRLNAELINGTTFSEMLGNGVYTYKVTAVDAASNESAASNEATATVSIAAPPAPINVAIVADSSGGRLTVSWDNPGGSAVSFNIYRGMTTGGAYTKANNAPITSFSFTDIGLNNGQTYFYVVTAIDAMWNLIGPHLQPMEKRTYSVTCLE from the coding sequence GTGTTTGTAGATCGAACTCTCCCCGTTGCCATTATCAATCATCCAGCCGTCAACGAGAAAGCCTGCCCTGTCAAGATGACCGACTCTCAAGGAAGCTGGGTCGGAATAGAAGTCGGGGGTGTCGTTGCTGACAATATAAAGGTAAAGCGATACGAATTGTATTATGGAATCGGTGATAATCCGAGTGAATGGTATCCAGCCATGACTGGAAACGGCAGTCAGGCCAAGCCGATTGCCGGAATAATACCGGTAAATGGCAGGATAGGAATGTGGAATGTTAGCAATCTCAATGCTACGAGATTAACCCTCAGACTGAAGGTCGTCGATGAGGCAGGAAACGTCAGCTGCGACATCAAAACCTTTTCGGTCGACACCATGGGGGCATTGACGCTATCAACAGAACGGAATTTATTTTCCCCAAATACTGATGGAATAGCGGATGAGGTTACTGCTGCTTTTCATCTGGACAAAAATGCCACGATCCAGGCACAGGTCTTCGGATTTATTAATGGAACCGTACTTGAGACTTCTCCGGTAAGATCTGTAGTCTCCGGTCGGCAACATCTTGCCGGAACCGGATCGGTGGTCTGGAACGGAATGAACGATGCCGGTTCAGCGGTCCGGGATGGTCGTTATGGAATAGCGATCACTGCTGTCGATGCCTGTGGCAATACAACCATGAAATGGAGCGCTGTGGAAGTGGATAATACGCCTCCTCTGGTTGCAATCAGCTATCCATCCCTGAGTTTACCTCTTCCGCCGGGTAATATCATTGAGGTTAAAGGTACAGTTACAGATCTTCACTTAAAATCGTTTTTGGTTGAGGCAGGGGCAGGAGATATGCCTGCTGCATGGACGCCGATTACGACGAGTACTACCCAAGTGAACGGTGGGGTCCTGGCTGTATGGAGCACGGTGGGACTGGAGGGCCGATGGACTCTCAGGGTTTCCGCAGAGGATGCGATTGGAAACCAAACTGTCATTACTGCTCCGATTGATCTGGGAATCCGCAGTTCCTTGGTCAAGAGCCTGAATGCTGTACCTCCACTTTTCTCTCCAAACAATGACCAGAAGCTCGATGTTACCCGTATAGATTATGAAGTTGCGGATACCTGCCAGATCAAGTTGGAAGTCGTAGATGGCACAGGGCAGGTAGTTAGGAGCCAGCTGTTTGCCGGGATTGCCGCCGGGGTACACAGCTACTCCTGGGATGGAAAAAACAATAATGGCGTAATCCTTAACGATGGCCAGTATACTTTGCGTCTGACGGCGACTCTTGCTACTGATCCGCTGGTGTCCCAATCCGAAAGCATTACCGTGACTCTCGATAATGCCGCTCCTGTCATAACCATTGCTGAACCCGCAGACAAGGCATTTCTCAATAGGACTGATGTGGCCATCATTGGATCGATCAACGATCCTAACCTGCTGGATTACTCACTCTCACTGTCCGGATCAGCTAGCGCCAGTGTAGATAAAGGGAATACTAACCGTGCCAATTACTCCTTCGACGTCATAAAGGATCTAGCCGAGGGAACCTACACTATTTTGGGCGAGGTAAAAGACCGGGCTGAAAATCAGACTTCCGTGCAGCGATCCTTTAGTATTGATAGGACCCCCCCCAAGGTGACCCTGGAAGCTCCTAAAGGAGGCGAATACTTCGGGAATTCCCGGAATGTAGTCAATATAACCGGGACCATAACAGAGGCAAACCTGCAGCGCTACAGCATGCGTTATGGAGTGGGCGAGGTTCCGACTGTCTGGCAGGAAATCATGGGTGGAGATTCACTGCCGACATCCCCGCTCACTGCCGCCTGGAAAGTTGGCCCCGCCGACGGCATTGCCGACGGCACCTATACAGTATCCTTATATGCAATAGACAAAGCCGGATTGGAGGCTGAGGTAAAGGCAAGAATATTCATTGACAACACTCCACCGACAGTAACGATTTCCTCCCTAAAGGACGGTGATTATGTAAAGGGTGCTTTGGACATCAAGGGTAGCGTGACTGATGCCAATCTAGACACGGGAACTCTGGAGATTTCAGAGGGGCTGTGCAGTGTGGCTTACAAGTGGGTTTCGCTCAAAACTTTCTCAGATCCTGTTAATAATGGGCTGTTACAGTCATGGAAAGCGGTGCCTTCCGATGGAATTTATTGTTTGAAATTGTCCGCATCTGACAAATCAGGCAACAAGAATGAAACAAAAATATCATTCAAAATCGACACCCATCCTCCAACCTCGCCTCATCTTTCAGGAAGAGTCGAGAACAAAACCGACAATGTTTTGACCTGGACCAGAAATACCGAACCTGACCTAGCCGGTTACAATATCTACCTCAATGGAAGCAAACCTAATACTACTGTACTTTCGGATAACCAGTACACCGCCAGTGGCCTTGCAGAAGGAGAGTATGCCTATACCGTCAAGGCGGTAGACTTCGCCGGCAATGAGAGCGAGCCATCCAATATCGTCAAGCTCAGGATTGACTTGACTGGTCCCAGTGTTCGTATTTCTTCACCACAAGAAGGCGCTAAGGTGGGTGGCCTTGTCGATGTCAAAGGAACTGCCTACAGCAGTGATGATTTCAAAGAGTATCGGGTGTATGTGGGGCAGGGGGCTGCTCCTCTCCAGTGGACCTTGCTGAGAAAGTCTCCCGTTCCAGTGTCATACGGAAACCTTGCAGAGTGGGATGCTTCAGGGATTCTCGGAAGCATTTATGCGGTGAAGCTGGAGGCGGAAGATGTTTCCGGCAATATAGCTACCCTTACATCTACCTTCACAATAGATCAAACTGCCCCTGCTCCTCCTCGGCTAATTTCCGCGGATCCTGCAGGTTCAGATGTTATCCTGTCCTGGGAAGCCAGTCCTGATTTAGATGTGGCTGGATATCTTTTGTTCCGAAACGGTCAGATTGCAAATCTTCCAGGCGGCACGACTGATTTGAAGCCGTACCTTCTGAGTACTTCACCCTATACTGATAAAGCCCTTCCTGACGGGAAATACTCCTACTATCTCGTGGCTTTGGATTACGCGGGAAATATGAGCCTTCCGTCCGAAATACGCACGGCCACTATTGATGTTCGCAGACCAAAAGCGACAATTGTGGCTCCAGAAAATGGCGCCAAGATTGATAGTGCCGTAGCCGTCAAAGCGGAATGCCCCGATAGGGACGTCGTATCGGTACAATTCAGATACAAGAAATCAACAGATACAGCTTGGCTCGATTTGGGAGGACCTGTTGTCAGGACACCCTATGTCACAAATTTTGACCCACTGACATTGGGGCTTCTCTATGGTGACTATCAAATTGCGGCGGCGGCTTCCGATGCAACCGGCGTCGATCCTGCGCCTGCTTTTATCATGATCTCCTATACGGATCTAACACCTCCTGCCCAACCTCAAAATCTGCGTGCGTTAACTGATGGTGCCAACGTAAATCTTACCTGGGATCCTGCCGCAGAACCGAATGTTACCAGCAATATTTACAGGCTTTCCTCCTTTGGATGGGAAAAGATTAATGCTTCGCAAGTCACCGGCGTCGTTTACCAAGATGCCGGTCTTGCAGACGGCACATACTCCTATCGCATCACTGCGGTTGATGCGTACGGCAACGAAAGCATTCCCTCTGAAGAGGTTGCTGCATCGATTTATGCCCCGGTCATCCTGCAGCCGTTCACTCCAACGACTCTTAGGGCATTGACACTTGAAGGCAATAATGCCGGGGCGGATGCCCGTGTCGAGATTCTTACAGAGGGTGCCTCCGCTCCGGTAGCGGTAGCTACGGCTGATGTCAACGGTAAATTTGTTGTCAGTGATTTTCCTCTTGTCGCCGGAGAAAACCGCATTACAGCAAGAGCGGTAACAGCTGGAGGCACCAGTCGACCTTCCGAAGCAGTCATAGTGATACAGGATGATGCTCCGTCAGCACCAACAGGACTTACTGGAGTTGTAGACGGATACAATGTCCACCTTGGATGGAATCAGAATCTTGAACCCGATCTGGCTGGTTACCGGATTTACCACGATGGAATCAACTTGGTTCCTTCCACTATTCTGACTCCTGGAGAAGTGACGGCTTCATCATCCTATGTTGTAAATCCGCCGGAATATGTTTTTGACAGTGACCCTCGTACCGTCTGGGTTTCCGATTATGCTTTTAATGTCTTCCCTGAGGTCTGGTTCCAGGTAGGGATGGCATCGGCAACTCTGATCAACAAAGTGGAGGTGACTTGGTTTGATGCAAACACCACGGGGAAAGATTTTGTCATTCAAGCATGGACAGGATATGCCTGGGTAGATTTGGCTCGGGTATCCGGTAATGCTGATAAGACTAATAGCGTTGAGTTTCGCCCGTATCGGACGGACAAGATCCGGCTGCTCATAACTGCTACGAATGGTACTGGTAGAATCAAGCAGGTCGCAATTTCAGACCTGAAGATCTTCAGCGAAAACCTTGTAACAAGTACCATCTATGATGATCTCAATCTGCCCGACAAGATGTATGAGTACAAGGTATCTGCTATAGACACCAACGGTTTTGAAAGCCCACTCAGCGATCCGTTCAGTGCGGCGGTCGGAGATGTGACCCCTCCAGAGGCCCCTGTTCTCATTGCGACGACTACCGGATCATTAGTTTCTCTGGGTTGGGTTGGGCCAGAAACAGACGTAGCCGGATATGTAATTTATCGCAAATCAACAGAGGGCTGGACTCGACTGAACGCTGAACTTATAAATGGCACTACCTTCAGCGAGATGTTGGGCAATGGGGTATACACCTATAAAGTTACCGCAGTCGATGCCGCGTCAAACGAGAGTGCTGCCTCAAACGAAGCAACGGCAACCGTGTCCATTGCCGCTCCCCCGGCACCAATTAATGTCGCTATTGTTGCTGACTCGAGCGGCGGGAGGTTGACTGTGTCTTGGGACAATCCAGGAGGAAGTGCTGTTTCTTTTAACATATATCGGGGGATGACAACAGGAGGTGCATATACTAAGGCAAATAATGCTCCTATCACATCATTTTCTTTTACTGATATCGGTCTTAACAACGGGCAGACTTATTTTTATGTAGTTACGGCAATTGATGCAATGTGGAACCTGATTGGCCCTCATCTTCAGCCAATGGAGAAAAGGACGTATTCTGTCACATGTCTAGAGTAG
- a CDS encoding IS1595-like element ISGur2 family transposase, whose translation MTKNHFQFQQGLSLNDFLYSYGTEEQCSAILEKSRWPQGFKCPSCQSTSHCVVWHAQVKTFQCNRCHTQTTLTAGSIFHSTKLPLVQWFQAMYFLTQTKNNVSALELKRLIGVCYKTAWRVKHKLMQVMVEQEQDTILLGRVEVDDAYLGGENPGGKAGRGSENKTPFIAAVETNEKGHPLRAVFTKVPAFNREVVTEWAKRSLSASATVVSDGLACFRAVTEAGCFHTPTIVGKKRKSTDIVCFNWVNTILGNLKTSISGTYHAFDFEKYGTRYLAEVQYRFNRRKDLRGMLSRLISAAATTGKHPEHNLRLAEDWR comes from the coding sequence ATGACGAAGAATCACTTTCAGTTTCAACAAGGGCTCAGCTTGAACGACTTTTTGTACAGCTATGGCACTGAAGAGCAATGTTCAGCGATCTTGGAAAAGAGCCGCTGGCCCCAGGGTTTCAAATGTCCTTCCTGTCAGAGTACCAGCCACTGTGTAGTCTGGCATGCACAAGTCAAAACATTTCAGTGCAATCGGTGTCATACCCAGACAACGCTGACCGCAGGCTCGATTTTTCACTCAACCAAGTTGCCGCTGGTCCAATGGTTTCAGGCCATGTACTTTCTCACGCAAACCAAGAACAATGTCTCGGCTCTGGAGTTGAAGCGCCTGATCGGTGTTTGCTACAAAACCGCATGGCGTGTGAAGCACAAGCTCATGCAAGTTATGGTTGAACAGGAGCAGGACACGATTTTGCTCGGCCGGGTCGAAGTAGATGATGCCTACCTGGGTGGAGAAAACCCAGGAGGCAAGGCCGGGCGAGGTTCGGAAAACAAGACGCCGTTTATTGCTGCTGTTGAAACCAATGAAAAGGGCCATCCACTTCGTGCTGTGTTTACAAAGGTGCCAGCCTTTAACCGCGAAGTAGTCACCGAATGGGCAAAACGGTCACTGTCAGCTTCAGCGACAGTGGTAAGCGACGGACTGGCCTGCTTTCGTGCAGTTACCGAGGCTGGATGTTTCCATACCCCAACCATTGTCGGGAAGAAACGCAAGAGTACCGACATTGTGTGTTTCAATTGGGTCAATACCATTCTCGGCAACCTCAAGACGTCGATCTCTGGAACGTACCATGCATTTGATTTCGAAAAGTATGGAACTCGTTACCTGGCTGAGGTTCAATACCGATTCAACCGCCGGAAGGATCTGCGCGGCATGCTCTCGCGACTGATCTCGGCGGCGGCTACTACTGGCAAGCATCCCGAGCACAATCTCAGACTGGCTGAAGATTGGCGCTAA